In Meleagris gallopavo isolate NT-WF06-2002-E0010 breed Aviagen turkey brand Nicholas breeding stock chromosome 2, Turkey_5.1, whole genome shotgun sequence, the following are encoded in one genomic region:
- the ATP6V1C2 gene encoding V-type proton ATPase subunit C 2: MSEFWLISAPGDKTNLQAWERMNTVTSKSNLSSNSKFHIPDLKVGTLDALVGLSDELGKLDTFAESVIKKIVQYIGEVMEDSKDKVQENLLANGVDLISYLTRFEWDMAKYPIKQPLKNISEALAKQVTQIEADLKTRSAAYNNIKGNLQSLEKKTVGNLLTRTLADIVHKEDFVLNSEYLITLLVVVPKSSYVQWQKTYESLSDMVVPRSTKMIAEDAEGGLFTVTLFRKVMDDFKAKARENRFMVREFYFDEKELKCEKEELMKLASDKKQQYGPLLRWLKVNFSEAFVAWIHVKALRVFVESVLRYGLPVNFQAMLLQPNRKSVKRLRDVLNVVFKHLDEVAAASIMDPGMDIPGLQLSNQEYYPYVYFKIDLSLLDGS, encoded by the exons ATGTCGGAGTTCTGGCTGATTTCTGCCCCAGGAGATAAAACAAACCTGCAGGCATGGGAGAGAATGAACACGGTGACATCCAAATCCAACCTGTCCAGCAACAGCAAATTCCATATTCCAGACTTAAAG GTGGGGACACTGGATGCTCTTGTTGGTCTGTCAGATGAGTTGGGAAAACTTGATACCTTTGCTGAAAG CGTAATTAAGAAAATAGTCCAGTATATAGGAGAAGTTATGGAGGACTCCAAAGATAAAGTCCAGGAAAATCTTCTGGCCAATGGAG TTGACCTGATTAGCTACTTGACCCGGTTTGAGTGGGACATGGCCAAATATCCCATAAAGCAGCCACTGAAGAATATATCAGAAGCATTAGCAAAG caaGTTACTCAGATAGAAGCAGATCTAAAGACCCGATCAGCTGCATACAACAACATTAAAGGAAATTTGCaaagcctggagaaaaaaactGT GGGAAACTTGCTGACTCGGACCCTCGCAGACATCGTGCATAAAGAAGACTTTGTTCTGAATTCTGAGTACCTTATCACACTGCTAGTCGTGGTGCCAAA ATCAAGCTACGTACAGTGGCAGAAGACCTATGAATCCCTGTCTGATATGGTAGTGCCTCGCTCCACCAA AATGATTGCTGAGGATGCCGAGGGAGGACTCTTCACAGTCACCCTATTTAGAAAAGTGATGGATGACTTCAAGGCTAAAGCTAGAGAGAACAG GTTCATGGTTCGAGAGTTTTATTTTGATGAGAAGGAACTGAAATGTGAAAAGGAAGAGCTGATGAAGCTAGCTTCTGATAAGAAACAGCAGTAT GGCCCGTTGCTGCGCTGGCTGAAAGTGAACTTCAGTGAAGCGTTTGTGGCTTGGATTCATGTGAAAGCCTTGAGAGTTTTTGTTGAATCAGTCCTGAG gtATGGCCTTCCAGTGAACTTCCAAGCAATGTTGCTGCAACCAAATAGGAAGTCGGTAAAACGCCTGAGAGATGTCCTAAACGTGGTCTTCAAACATCTGGATGAAGTTGCAGCAGCAAGTATAATGGAT CCTGGCATGGACATCCCTGGTTTACAACTGAGTAATCAAGAATACTATCCTTACGTCTATTTCAAGATTGACCTCAGTCTTCTCGATGGCAGTTAA
- the PDIA6 gene encoding protein disulfide-isomerase A6, which translates to MGVRGAGGVWWGTVSCTLFLAVNGLYSASDDVIELTPTNFNKEVIQSESLWLVEFYAPWCGHCQRLTPEWKKAATALKGVVKVGAVDADKHQSLGGQYGVRGFPTIKIFGANKNKAEDYQGGRTSEAIVDAALSALRSLVKDRLSGRSGGYSSGRQSRESGGGDKKDVVELTDDSFDKNVINSDDVWMVEFYAPWCGHCKNLEPEWAAAATEVKEQTKGKVKLAAVDATVNQMLASRYGIRGFPTIKIFQKGEDPVDYDGGRTRSDIIARALDLFSDNAPPPELLEIISEDVLKTTCDAHQLCIISVLPHILDTGASGRNSYLDVMLKMAEKYKKKMWGWLWTEAGAQSDLESSLGIGGFGYPAMAAVNARKMKFALLKGSFSEQGINEFLRELSVGRGSTAPVGGGAFPKIHAVEPWDGKDGELPVEDDIDLSDVDLDDIWDKDEL; encoded by the exons ATGGGGGTGCGCGGAGCGGGCGGCGTGTGGTGGG GCACAGTGAGCTGCACGTTATTCCTGGCAGTAAACGGTTTATATTCAGCCAGTGATGATGTGATAGAGCTCACACCAACCAACTTCAACAAGGAGGTCATTCAGAGTGAGAGCCTGTGGCTCGTGGAGTTCTACGCCCCATG gTGTGGTCATTGTCAAAGACTAACCCCTGAGTGGAAGAAAGCTGCAACAGCATTAAAA GGTGTAGTGAAAGTAGGTGCAGTAGATGCAGATAAGCATCAGTCCTTGGGTGGGCAGTATGGAGTCAGAGGTTTTCCAACTATCAAGATATTTGGagccaacaaaaacaaagcagaagattATCAGG GTGGCAGGACAAGTGAAGCCATTGTTGATGCTGCTCTAAGTGCTCTTCGGTCCCTGGTGAAAGACCGTCTCAGTGGCAGAAGTGGAGGATACAGTTCTGGGAGACAG AGCCGAGAGAGCGGAGGTGGAGATAAGAAGGACGTGGTTGAACTGACTGATGACAGCTTCGATAAGAATGTCATAAACAGTGACGATGTGTGGATGGTGGAGTTCTATGCCCCATGGTGTGGGCACTGCAAAAA tctggagCCAGAatgggcagctgctgccactgAGGTGAAGGAACAAACCAAGGGGAAAGTCAAGCTGGCTGCAGTAGATGCAACAGTCAATCAGATGCTGGCAAGCCGATATGGG ATTCGTGGTTTTCCCACAATTAAAATATTCCAGAAAGGAGAAGACCCTGTTGATTATGATGGAGGAAGAACTAGGTCTGATATCATTGCTCGTGCTCTGGATCTCTTTTCTGATAATGCACCACCACCTGAGCTCCTGGAG aTTATTAGTGAAGATGTTCTGAAGACTACCTGTGATGCTCATCAGCTCTGCATCATTTCTGTCCTGCCTCATATTCTTGACACAG GAGCCTCGGGGAGGAATTCTTACCTGGATGTCATGTTAAAAATGgctgagaaatacaaaaagaaaatgtgggg GTGGCTGTGGACCGAAGCTGGCGCTCAGTCAGATCTTGAGAGCTCTTTGGGAATAGGAGGCTTTGGGTATCCAGCAATGGCAGCTGTTAATGCCCGGAAGATGAAATTTGCCCTCCTGAAAGGATCCTTCAGTGAACAAGGGATTAATGAGTTTCTAAG GGAACTGTCTGTTGGTCGTGGTTCTACAGCACCAGTAGGAGGTGGAGCTTTTCCTAAAATTCATGCAGTTGAACCTTGGGATGGCAAAGATGGTGAG CTTCCAGTTGAAGATGATATTGATCTCAGCGATGTTGATCTGGATGATATCTGGGATAAAGATGAGCTGTGA